A single region of the Cyanobacteria bacterium FACHB-DQ100 genome encodes:
- a CDS encoding ABC transporter ATP-binding protein: protein MATQTSPTRSVDVKFDVELRKVTKVYNGEPAVRGIDLSIRRGEFFSILGPSGCGKTTTLRMIAGFEQPSAGDILIRDRSMLNVPPYKRPANTVFQSYALFGHMTVWENIAFGLKIQRCSRSEIQDRVRDALKLVKLESLANRFPAQLSGGQQQRVAVARALINRPAVLLLDEPLGALDLKLRKEMQIELSTLHRELGITFVMVTHDQEEALSLSDRIAIMNLGKVEQVGTPEQVYDRPQTAFVANFIGDTNLLRGKIEGAHPQTLWIRTETGIKLTVQQSANRLTSGWVMVSVRPEKIQIALAPVGDTANCFAGRLQDVMYLGTHVHCFVQLKSGDRIIVRQPTSFSLPSADAPIYVHWDAADSLALSES from the coding sequence ATGGCAACCCAAACTTCCCCGACTCGGAGTGTCGATGTCAAATTTGATGTCGAACTGCGAAAAGTCACCAAGGTGTACAACGGCGAACCCGCAGTGCGCGGAATCGATTTGAGCATTCGACGCGGTGAGTTTTTTAGCATTTTGGGGCCTTCTGGTTGCGGCAAAACTACAACCCTGCGAATGATTGCGGGATTTGAACAGCCTTCAGCCGGAGATATCTTAATTCGCGATCGCTCGATGCTGAATGTTCCCCCGTACAAGCGTCCTGCAAATACAGTGTTCCAGAGCTATGCACTATTCGGACACATGACCGTCTGGGAGAACATTGCATTCGGGTTAAAGATTCAGCGATGTTCGCGATCGGAGATTCAAGATCGAGTCCGAGACGCGCTCAAATTAGTCAAGCTCGAATCGCTTGCAAATCGATTTCCAGCCCAGCTTTCTGGCGGACAACAGCAACGGGTTGCCGTAGCGCGGGCATTAATCAATCGTCCTGCCGTATTGCTGCTCGATGAACCGCTCGGAGCCTTGGATCTGAAACTACGCAAGGAGATGCAGATCGAACTCTCAACCTTACACCGAGAGCTAGGCATTACTTTTGTGATGGTAACGCACGACCAAGAAGAAGCGCTTTCCTTGTCCGATCGCATTGCCATCATGAATCTGGGCAAAGTCGAGCAGGTTGGTACACCAGAGCAGGTTTACGATCGACCTCAAACCGCTTTCGTTGCAAACTTCATTGGCGATACCAATCTATTGCGCGGCAAAATCGAAGGCGCACATCCTCAAACACTCTGGATCAGAACCGAAACTGGGATCAAGCTCACGGTGCAGCAGAGCGCCAATCGGCTTACATCGGGATGGGTGATGGTGAGTGTACGCCCTGAAAAAATTCAGATTGCTTTAGCTCCGGTGGGCGATACAGCGAATTGTTTTGCAGGTCGATTACAGGATGTGATGTACTTGGGAACGCATGTCCATTGTTTTGTGCAGCTAAAGTCGGGCGATCGTATCATTGTTCGCCAGCCTACGTCATTCAGCCTTCCGAGCGCTGATGCTCCCATCTATGTGCATTGGGATGCCGCCGACAGTTTAGCGTTATCCGAATCGTAG
- a CDS encoding spermidine/putrescine ABC transporter substrate-binding protein, which translates to MSYSRRRFLKTAAAGFSGVALSSCGWTLAKVQTDRVMATASDELHIYTWANYIDQELIDAFRAKTGIKVTFDVFDSNEMMLATFQAGKAGIYSVIYPSDYKVTEMIRLGYLAELDHLRLESLNNLLPRFQRTTHDPGNRYSVPMSWGTTGLLYNSEKITNSPTDWNYLWENKDKLKRRITLINDVREVLGATLRSLAYSYNSKNPAELQKAYDRLQELKPAIATFTTNGWRDQLIAGDLSIAMAYSSDALLAISQEPKLRYVIPASGTSIWSDTMVIPKTAPNPDAAYAWIEFMLRPEVAAKVTERLSFATTNQAAIAKLPEALRSNPGMFPSTEIIDKSESILPMERTVLEAYDRYWTKLTSS; encoded by the coding sequence ATGTCGTATTCTCGCCGTCGATTTTTGAAAACTGCCGCAGCAGGATTCTCTGGGGTTGCACTGTCTAGCTGCGGTTGGACGCTGGCAAAGGTGCAGACCGATCGAGTAATGGCGACTGCCTCTGATGAGCTACACATCTACACTTGGGCAAACTACATCGATCAGGAATTGATTGATGCCTTTCGTGCCAAAACGGGAATCAAAGTCACCTTCGATGTGTTTGACTCTAATGAGATGATGCTGGCAACGTTCCAGGCGGGAAAAGCGGGAATTTACAGCGTGATTTATCCTTCTGACTACAAAGTGACGGAGATGATTCGGCTCGGCTATCTTGCTGAGTTGGATCATCTCCGGTTAGAGAGCCTAAACAATCTATTACCTCGATTCCAGAGAACCACACATGATCCGGGAAATCGCTACAGTGTTCCAATGAGTTGGGGAACTACGGGCTTACTCTACAACAGCGAGAAGATTACCAACTCTCCAACCGATTGGAACTATCTTTGGGAGAACAAAGACAAGCTAAAGCGGCGAATTACTTTGATCAATGATGTGCGAGAAGTTTTGGGTGCAACTCTACGATCGCTCGCTTATTCCTACAATTCCAAGAATCCAGCAGAACTGCAAAAAGCCTACGATCGTCTTCAAGAACTAAAGCCTGCGATCGCAACATTCACAACAAATGGCTGGCGCGATCAATTGATTGCAGGTGACTTGTCGATCGCAATGGCCTATTCATCGGATGCCCTGCTTGCGATTAGTCAAGAACCCAAGCTGAGATATGTAATTCCTGCCAGTGGCACTTCGATCTGGAGCGATACGATGGTGATTCCGAAAACGGCTCCAAATCCTGATGCAGCTTATGCTTGGATTGAGTTTATGTTAAGACCCGAAGTAGCCGCGAAGGTGACAGAACGATTGTCTTTTGCGACCACAAACCAAGCTGCGATCGCAAAATTACCGGAAGCACTTCGATCTAATCCAGGTATGTTTCCGTCAACCGAGATTATTGATAAATCAGAGTCAATCTTGCCAATGGAGCGGACGGTTTTGGAGGCATACGATCGCTATTGGACAAAGTTAACCAGCAGTTAG
- a CDS encoding histidine phosphatase family protein, whose protein sequence is MALTLYFLRHGETTYSQTGGFCGSLDPDLTDEGLQMAIAFGKAYSKLDWNAAYVSPMKRTIATAKPLCEAVGLEMQLRDGLREIEYGEWEGKTQDYVKEHDQETYIHWMTEPAWNAPPGGETAVQIASRSELVIAEIEAKYSDGNVLVVSHKATIRIMLCGLLGIDLGRYRDRIDAPAASISVVEFGKYGPKLKILGDRSFMDEKLRSRPGT, encoded by the coding sequence ATGGCTTTAACGCTTTATTTTCTGCGTCATGGAGAAACCACCTACAGTCAAACCGGGGGCTTCTGTGGCTCACTTGATCCTGATCTCACCGACGAAGGCTTACAGATGGCGATCGCCTTCGGCAAAGCTTACTCCAAACTCGATTGGAACGCTGCGTATGTCAGCCCGATGAAACGCACGATCGCAACGGCAAAACCGCTCTGTGAAGCTGTTGGATTAGAAATGCAATTGCGAGATGGATTACGAGAGATTGAATACGGCGAATGGGAAGGAAAAACTCAGGATTATGTCAAAGAACATGATCAAGAAACCTATATTCACTGGATGACGGAACCTGCTTGGAATGCTCCACCAGGAGGAGAAACCGCCGTTCAAATCGCCAGTCGCTCTGAATTGGTGATTGCTGAAATTGAAGCAAAATACTCAGATGGCAATGTGCTAGTCGTCTCACATAAAGCAACGATACGGATCATGCTTTGTGGATTGCTAGGAATTGATTTAGGACGATACCGCGATCGTATTGATGCCCCTGCTGCGTCGATCAGCGTCGTCGAGTTTGGCAAGTACGGGCCAAAATTAAAGATTTTGGGCGATCGATCATTTATGGATGAGAAACTGCGATCGCGCCCCGGAACCTAA
- a CDS encoding glycogen/starch/alpha-glucan phosphorylase, protein MQAEEIQLPTTDELLRDDRTGLDVDTLKRSVLNNLFYVQGKFPEIAALNDYYMALAYTVRDRLLRSWLITTQTYTKVQPRQVCYLSAEFLLGPHLGNNLINLDIYDQMRQATQELGLNFDELLAQEEEPGLGNGGLGRLAACYLDSMATLEIPAIGYGIRYEFGIFDQDIRDGWQVEITDKWLKNGNPWELARPEWAVEIQLGGWTERYTDEQGRNRVRWIPNRVLKGVPYDTPILGYKTDTANTLRLWSAQAVESFDFAAFNSGNYYGAVGSKMASENLSKVLYPNDEQVQGKQLRLEQQFFFVSCSLQDVIRTHHEQRRMPIETLHEYFTFQLNDTHPAIAVAELMRLLIDVHGLEWDVAWHVTRNTFAYTNHTLLPEALERWSIGLFGSLLPRHLEIIYDINARFLDEVRQKFPNDLDRIRRMSLIDESGERYVRMANLATVGSYSINGVAELHTQLLKQDVLRDFAEMYPERFNNKTNGVTPRRFMVLSNPRLSHLITSKIGENWIKNLNELRKLEQFVDDPQFRDEWKQIKQAIKQDLANYIQRENEIEVDVNSIFDIQSKRFHEYKRQHLNVLHIITLYNRIKANPDLEVTPRTFIFGGKAAPGYKMAKLIIKLINSIADVINTDPDVRGRIKVVFLKDYNVKFAQRVYPAADLSEQISTAGKEASGTGNMKFSMNGALTIGTLDGANIEIREEVGAENFFLFGLTASEVAVLKAEGYQPMKYYNENPELKQAIDQIASGFFSKGDSTLFKPLIDSLWSPDPFMLLADYRSYVEAQERVGEAFRNQDHWVRMSILNTARMGKFSSDRAIHEYTQTIWNVPPLKVCPPGEPCSIHCPKSLM, encoded by the coding sequence ATGCAAGCCGAAGAGATTCAACTTCCAACCACAGACGAGCTACTTCGCGACGATCGCACCGGACTCGATGTGGACACGCTCAAACGATCAGTTCTGAATAACTTGTTTTATGTCCAAGGGAAGTTTCCAGAAATCGCGGCGCTGAATGATTACTACATGGCGTTAGCCTATACGGTACGCGATCGCTTACTCCGAAGCTGGCTAATCACCACGCAAACCTACACAAAAGTACAGCCGCGCCAAGTGTGCTATCTCTCGGCAGAATTCTTGTTGGGGCCGCATCTGGGCAACAATTTGATCAACTTAGATATCTATGATCAAATGCGGCAAGCAACGCAAGAGTTGGGATTGAATTTTGATGAACTGCTGGCGCAAGAAGAAGAACCGGGATTAGGCAATGGCGGTTTGGGACGATTAGCGGCGTGTTATCTCGATTCGATGGCGACATTAGAAATTCCCGCGATCGGCTACGGAATTCGCTATGAGTTTGGCATTTTTGATCAGGATATCCGCGACGGCTGGCAAGTTGAAATTACCGACAAATGGCTGAAAAACGGCAATCCCTGGGAACTAGCGCGACCAGAATGGGCAGTCGAAATTCAACTCGGTGGATGGACTGAGCGCTACACCGATGAGCAGGGGCGCAACCGTGTCAGATGGATTCCCAATCGTGTCTTAAAGGGAGTTCCCTACGATACACCGATTCTCGGCTACAAAACGGACACTGCAAACACCTTACGGCTCTGGTCAGCCCAAGCGGTCGAGTCTTTTGACTTCGCAGCGTTTAACTCCGGGAACTACTACGGTGCAGTGGGCAGCAAAATGGCTTCCGAGAACTTGTCAAAGGTGCTTTATCCAAACGATGAGCAAGTCCAAGGAAAACAATTGCGGTTAGAGCAGCAGTTCTTTTTCGTGTCTTGTTCGCTGCAAGATGTGATCCGGACTCATCATGAACAAAGAAGAATGCCGATCGAAACGCTGCACGAATACTTCACGTTTCAATTGAACGACACGCATCCAGCGATCGCGGTTGCTGAATTAATGCGATTGTTGATTGATGTGCATGGCTTGGAGTGGGATGTTGCTTGGCACGTTACCCGCAATACGTTTGCCTACACGAATCATACGCTGTTGCCTGAAGCCTTGGAGCGCTGGTCGATCGGTCTGTTTGGGTCATTGCTGCCGCGACATCTAGAAATTATTTATGACATCAACGCGCGATTCTTAGATGAAGTACGGCAGAAATTCCCGAATGATCTCGATCGCATTCGGCGGATGTCTTTGATTGATGAATCGGGGGAGCGATATGTGCGAATGGCGAATTTGGCAACCGTTGGCAGTTATTCGATCAATGGGGTGGCTGAATTGCATACTCAGCTTCTCAAGCAAGATGTGCTGCGCGACTTTGCTGAGATGTATCCGGAGCGGTTTAACAATAAAACGAATGGAGTTACGCCCAGACGATTTATGGTGCTGAGCAATCCCAGGCTCTCACACCTGATTACCAGTAAAATCGGTGAAAACTGGATTAAGAATCTCAACGAACTCCGCAAGCTAGAACAGTTTGTTGATGATCCGCAGTTCCGCGATGAATGGAAGCAAATTAAGCAAGCGATTAAGCAGGATCTTGCAAACTATATTCAGCGTGAGAATGAGATTGAAGTCGATGTAAACTCAATTTTTGACATTCAATCGAAGCGTTTCCATGAATACAAGCGTCAGCATTTGAATGTATTGCACATTATTACTTTATATAATCGCATCAAAGCAAATCCTGATCTAGAAGTGACTCCACGCACCTTTATTTTTGGCGGTAAAGCTGCACCCGGCTACAAGATGGCGAAGTTGATTATTAAATTAATTAACTCGATCGCGGATGTAATCAACACCGATCCAGACGTGCGAGGACGAATCAAAGTCGTTTTCCTCAAGGACTACAACGTCAAATTCGCTCAACGAGTCTATCCGGCTGCCGATTTGTCTGAGCAGATTTCAACCGCCGGAAAAGAAGCATCGGGAACCGGAAATATGAAATTCTCGATGAATGGGGCACTGACGATCGGAACGCTCGACGGCGCAAACATCGAAATCCGGGAAGAAGTCGGTGCAGAAAATTTCTTCCTATTCGGGCTAACCGCCTCAGAAGTAGCAGTTCTCAAAGCAGAAGGCTATCAACCGATGAAGTATTACAACGAGAACCCGGAATTGAAGCAGGCGATCGATCAAATTGCGTCGGGCTTTTTCTCGAAGGGCGATTCTACATTGTTCAAGCCGCTCATTGACTCACTATGGTCACCAGATCCCTTTATGCTTCTGGCAGACTACCGATCGTATGTCGAAGCTCAAGAGCGAGTGGGCGAAGCGTTTCGTAATCAAGACCACTGGGTACGGATGTCGATCTTGAACACAGCGCGGATGGGTAAATTCTCATCCGATCGCGCTATTCACGAATACACCCAAACCATTTGGAACGTTCCGCCGCTCAAAGTCTGTCCGCCGGGAGAGCCTTGTTCAATTCATTGCCCCAAATCACTGATGTAA
- a CDS encoding alpha-D-glucose phosphate-specific phosphoglucomutase translates to MTLNTVTTQPFSDQKPGTSGLRKLVTVFQQPHYLENFVQAIFDSIGDFAGQTLVLGGDGRFYNRQAIQIILKMAAANGFGRVKVGQGGILSTPATSAVIRKYNAFGGIILSASHNPGGADGDFGIKYNIGNGGPAPEKVTEAIYDRSKTITEYKIFDAPDVNLDILGTTQLEKMTVEVIDSVIDYAALMESLFDFDRIRQLFTGGKFRMCMDSLHAVTGSYAHAIFEQRLGAPKGTVQNGIPLEDFGGGHPDPNLVYAHDLVEVMFGENAPDFGAASDGDGDRNMILGRRFFVTPSDSLAVLAANATLVPGYRNGIAGIARSMPTSQAPDRVAEKLGVDCYETPTGWKFFGNLLDAGKVTLCGEESFGTGSNHIREKDGLWAVLFWLNILAVKQQSVEELMREHWRTYGRNYYSRHDYEAIDSDRANTLITQLRDKLPTLKGQKFGSYEVAYSDDFSYTDPIDGSVSQKQGVRIGFTDGSRIVFRLSGTGTQGATLRLYVERYEADPAKHNADPQDALSDLIQIADSVAQIKSLTGMDKPTVIT, encoded by the coding sequence ATGACCCTTAACACCGTGACAACACAGCCGTTTTCCGATCAAAAGCCTGGAACTTCTGGCTTGCGGAAACTCGTAACGGTCTTTCAACAACCCCACTATCTTGAAAATTTCGTTCAGGCGATCTTCGATAGCATTGGTGATTTTGCCGGACAAACACTGGTCTTGGGGGGCGATGGTCGCTTTTATAACCGTCAAGCGATTCAAATTATCTTAAAAATGGCAGCTGCGAATGGATTTGGAAGAGTGAAAGTCGGTCAGGGCGGAATTCTTTCAACGCCTGCGACTTCTGCTGTAATCCGCAAATACAATGCGTTCGGCGGCATCATTCTCTCAGCCAGCCACAATCCCGGCGGAGCGGATGGCGATTTTGGAATTAAGTACAACATTGGAAATGGCGGCCCTGCTCCAGAGAAAGTTACTGAAGCAATTTACGATCGCAGTAAAACCATCACCGAATACAAAATTTTCGACGCTCCGGATGTCAATTTAGACATTCTTGGAACCACTCAACTGGAAAAGATGACCGTTGAAGTGATTGATTCAGTGATTGATTATGCAGCACTGATGGAATCGCTGTTTGATTTCGATCGTATCCGCCAATTATTCACAGGCGGCAAGTTTCGGATGTGCATGGATTCGCTTCATGCGGTGACAGGATCTTATGCTCACGCGATTTTCGAGCAGCGTTTGGGCGCACCCAAAGGAACCGTGCAAAATGGTATACCGCTCGAAGATTTTGGCGGCGGACATCCTGACCCGAACTTGGTGTACGCGCATGATTTGGTCGAAGTGATGTTCGGAGAGAATGCACCGGATTTCGGGGCGGCTTCGGACGGAGATGGCGATCGCAATATGATTTTGGGTCGTCGCTTTTTTGTCACACCGAGCGATAGTTTGGCGGTTCTAGCGGCAAATGCCACCTTAGTTCCGGGATATCGGAACGGAATCGCAGGAATTGCTCGATCGATGCCCACTTCGCAAGCGCCCGATCGCGTGGCGGAAAAACTCGGAGTCGATTGCTATGAAACGCCGACCGGATGGAAGTTTTTCGGGAATTTGCTCGATGCGGGGAAAGTTACACTCTGTGGCGAAGAAAGTTTTGGCACCGGATCGAATCACATTCGCGAAAAAGACGGATTGTGGGCGGTATTGTTCTGGTTAAATATTTTGGCAGTGAAGCAGCAATCGGTTGAAGAATTGATGCGTGAACACTGGCGGACTTATGGACGAAACTACTATTCTCGTCATGATTATGAAGCGATCGACAGCGATCGGGCGAACACATTAATTACTCAACTGCGAGACAAATTGCCAACGCTAAAAGGTCAGAAATTTGGTAGTTATGAAGTCGCTTACAGTGATGACTTTAGTTATACTGACCCGATCGATGGCAGTGTGAGTCAGAAACAAGGGGTTCGGATTGGCTTTACCGATGGTTCGCGGATTGTGTTCCGACTGTCGGGAACGGGAACTCAGGGCGCAAC